One Roseomonas gilardii subsp. gilardii genomic region harbors:
- a CDS encoding zinc-dependent alcohol dehydrogenase, translating to MKALTWQGRGSIRCETVPDPQIQDGRDAIIKVTACAICGSDLHLMGGFVPTMEKGDVLGHECMGEVVEVGKDNTALKVGDRIVVPFTICCGACRQCQWGNWSLCERTNPNGKMQAEQFGYATAGLFGYSHITGGFPGGQAEYLRIPYADITHLKVPEELSDEQVLFLSDIFPTAYMAADHCDIKGGETIAVWGCGPVGILTIKSCFLLGAKRVIAIDTVPERLAMAREAGAETIDYAEGKVQESILELTKGLGPDAVIEAVGMESHGADTLVQKLASAVMSKTISMERAFALNQAILACRPGGIVSVPGVYVGFDPVAMGAFMNKGLTMRTGQTHMHRYMKPLLERIRKGEVDPSFIITHRSTNLEDGPDLYDTFHEKKDNCIKVVLKPHG from the coding sequence ATGAAAGCGCTCACTTGGCAGGGCCGCGGCAGCATCCGCTGTGAAACGGTTCCCGATCCACAGATCCAGGATGGGCGCGACGCCATCATCAAGGTGACGGCCTGCGCCATCTGCGGTTCCGACCTCCATCTCATGGGCGGCTTCGTCCCGACCATGGAGAAGGGCGATGTGCTCGGCCATGAATGCATGGGCGAGGTGGTCGAGGTGGGCAAGGACAACACCGCGCTGAAGGTCGGCGACCGGATCGTGGTGCCCTTCACCATCTGCTGCGGCGCCTGCCGGCAGTGCCAATGGGGCAACTGGAGCCTCTGCGAGCGCACCAACCCCAATGGCAAGATGCAGGCGGAGCAGTTCGGCTACGCCACCGCCGGGCTCTTCGGCTACTCCCACATCACCGGCGGCTTCCCGGGCGGGCAGGCGGAATATCTTCGCATCCCCTATGCCGACATCACCCATCTGAAGGTGCCGGAGGAGCTATCGGACGAGCAGGTGCTCTTCCTGTCCGACATCTTTCCGACCGCCTACATGGCCGCCGACCATTGCGACATAAAAGGCGGCGAGACCATCGCGGTCTGGGGCTGCGGCCCGGTCGGCATCCTCACCATCAAATCCTGCTTCCTGCTCGGGGCGAAGCGGGTGATCGCCATCGACACGGTGCCGGAGCGCCTGGCCATGGCGCGGGAGGCCGGGGCCGAGACGATCGACTATGCCGAGGGCAAGGTCCAGGAGAGCATCCTGGAACTGACCAAGGGGCTGGGGCCGGATGCGGTGATCGAGGCGGTCGGCATGGAGAGCCATGGCGCCGACACGCTGGTGCAGAAACTCGCCTCGGCGGTGATGAGCAAGACCATCAGCATGGAGCGTGCCTTCGCCCTGAACCAGGCGATCCTGGCCTGCCGCCCGGGCGGCATCGTCTCCGTGCCGGGGGTCTATGTGGGTTTCGATCCGGTGGCCATGGGCGCCTTCATGAACAAGGGTCTGACCATGAGGACGGGGCAGACCCACATGCACCGCTATATGAAGCCCCTGCTGGAGCGCATCCGGAAGGGGGAGGTCGACCCCTCCTTCATCATCACCCACCGTTCCACCAATCTGGAGGACGGGCCGGATCTCTACGACACTTTCCACGAGAAAAAGGATAACTGCATCAAGGTCGTGCTCAAGCCGCACGGCTAA
- a CDS encoding SDR family oxidoreductase has product MPLPRERVLVTGGASGIGRAVAERCREDGYEPVVIDIEGAEGDGILRADLSDPAQTARALERALRGGPITRLVNNVGVVLPGPVEEQDLTTLDRAVALNLRCALQCLQALLPGMKEAGFGRVVNISSRAALGKEWRSAYAATKAGLIGMTRVWALELGPRGITANAVGPGPIRTALFDRANPPGSERTRAITENIPVRRMGRPEDVAQAVSFLLDARSGFVTGQVLYVCGGMTTGVAGV; this is encoded by the coding sequence ATGCCTTTGCCGAGGGAGCGGGTCCTGGTCACCGGGGGTGCCTCCGGGATCGGCCGGGCGGTGGCGGAACGCTGCCGCGAGGACGGCTACGAGCCGGTGGTGATCGATATCGAGGGCGCGGAAGGGGACGGCATCCTGCGCGCCGACCTGTCCGACCCGGCGCAGACCGCCCGGGCGCTGGAACGGGCGCTGCGGGGCGGGCCGATCACCCGGCTGGTGAACAATGTCGGCGTGGTCCTGCCCGGCCCGGTGGAGGAGCAGGACCTCACCACCCTGGACCGCGCCGTGGCGCTGAACCTGCGCTGCGCCCTGCAATGCCTGCAGGCGCTGCTGCCGGGGATGAAGGAGGCCGGCTTCGGCCGGGTGGTGAACATCTCCTCCCGCGCCGCGCTCGGCAAGGAATGGCGCAGTGCCTATGCCGCGACCAAGGCCGGGCTGATCGGCATGACGCGGGTCTGGGCGCTGGAACTCGGCCCCCGGGGGATCACCGCCAACGCGGTCGGCCCCGGCCCGATCCGCACCGCGCTCTTCGACCGGGCCAACCCGCCCGGCAGCGAGCGGACCCGCGCGATCACCGAGAACATCCCCGTCCGCCGCATGGGCCGGCCGGAGGACGTGGCGCAGGCGGTCTCCTTCCTGCTCGACGCGCGCAGCGGCTTCGTGACGGGGCAGGTGCTCTATGTCTGCGGCGGCATGACGACGGGCGTGGCGGGGGTCTGA
- the alaS gene encoding alanine--tRNA ligase: MTSSNDIRATFLDYFARNGHQVVESSPLVPRNDPTLMFTNSGMVQFKNVFTGQERRPYSTATTAQKCVRAGGKHNDLDNVGYTARHHTFFEMLGNFSFGDYFKEQAIAHAWTLLTKDFALPKEKLLVTVYSEDEDAAALWRKIAGLPDQKIIRIPTSDNFWRMGDTGPCGPCSEIFYDHGPSIPGGPPGSPDEDGDRFIEIWNLVFMQYEEGPPGVRAPLPRPSIDTGMGLERFAAILQGVHDNYDTDTFRALIAASAELVGQAADGPFKASHRVVADHLRSGSFLIADGVLPSNEGRGYVLRRILRRAMRHAQMMGSREPLLARLVPVLVRQMGAAYPELVRAQPLIEETFRLEETRFRTLLDRGLGLLAEETGRLGEGQPLPGDVAFRLYDTYGFPLDLTQDALRAEGRPVDVEGFEAAMAEQKKRARAAWAGSGEAATETLWFDLKEQLGASEFLGYSTETAEAEILAVVADGKVVDSAPAGTEVAVILNQTPFYAESGGQVGDTGLISAGDACRIVVRDTQKKLGLFVHLGTVAHGEAKPGLPVQAEVDHARRGEIRAHHSATHLLHEALRRRLGTHVAQKGSLNAPDRLRFDVSQPTPMTPEDLAWVEGEVNARIRQNTAVTTRLMTPEAAVEAGAMALFGEKYGDEVRVVGMGEDPAATEKHGVYSLELCGGTHVARTGDIGLFKIVSEGAVSAGVRRIEAVTGNAALTLVEGAERTLREAAAALKSTAAEVPARVAALLEERRKLERDVAELRKKLATGGAAAGVEEVNGLRLALRELGDTPAKDLKGIADAILKGGTADVVALVSTAEGKASIVVGVGEAAKGKADAVALVRAASAAVGGKGGGGRPDMAQAGGPEAGKAAEALAAVRQAVAA; encoded by the coding sequence ATGACCAGCAGCAACGACATCCGCGCCACCTTCCTGGACTACTTCGCCCGCAACGGGCACCAGGTGGTCGAGAGCTCGCCGCTCGTGCCGCGCAACGACCCGACGCTGATGTTCACCAACAGCGGCATGGTGCAGTTCAAGAACGTCTTCACCGGGCAGGAGCGGCGGCCCTATTCCACGGCGACCACGGCGCAGAAATGCGTGCGCGCCGGCGGCAAGCACAACGATCTGGACAATGTCGGCTACACCGCCCGGCACCACACCTTCTTCGAGATGCTGGGGAACTTCTCCTTCGGCGACTATTTCAAGGAACAGGCGATCGCCCATGCCTGGACCCTGCTGACGAAGGACTTCGCCCTCCCGAAGGAGAAGCTGCTCGTCACCGTCTATTCCGAGGACGAGGACGCGGCGGCGCTGTGGCGGAAGATCGCCGGCCTGCCGGACCAGAAGATCATCCGCATCCCGACCTCCGACAATTTCTGGCGGATGGGCGATACCGGTCCCTGCGGCCCCTGTTCCGAGATCTTCTACGACCACGGCCCCTCCATCCCGGGCGGCCCGCCGGGCTCGCCGGACGAGGATGGCGACCGCTTCATCGAGATCTGGAACCTCGTCTTCATGCAGTACGAGGAGGGGCCGCCGGGCGTGCGCGCGCCCCTGCCGCGCCCCTCGATCGACACGGGCATGGGGCTGGAGCGCTTCGCGGCGATCCTGCAGGGCGTGCATGACAACTACGACACGGACACCTTCCGCGCCCTGATCGCCGCCAGCGCCGAGCTGGTGGGGCAGGCGGCGGACGGCCCCTTCAAGGCCAGCCACCGCGTGGTGGCGGACCATCTGCGCTCCGGCTCCTTCCTGATCGCGGATGGCGTGCTGCCTTCCAACGAGGGGCGCGGCTATGTCCTCCGCCGCATCCTCCGCCGTGCCATGCGCCATGCCCAGATGATGGGCTCGCGCGAGCCGCTGCTGGCCAGGCTGGTGCCGGTGCTGGTGCGCCAGATGGGCGCCGCCTATCCCGAGCTGGTGCGCGCCCAGCCGCTGATCGAGGAAACCTTCCGGCTGGAGGAGACACGCTTCCGCACCCTGCTGGACCGTGGCCTGGGCCTGCTGGCCGAGGAAACGGGCCGGCTGGGCGAGGGCCAGCCCCTGCCGGGCGACGTCGCCTTCCGCCTCTACGACACTTATGGCTTCCCGCTGGACCTGACGCAGGACGCGCTGCGCGCCGAGGGCCGCCCGGTGGATGTCGAGGGCTTCGAGGCCGCCATGGCCGAGCAGAAGAAGCGCGCCCGCGCCGCCTGGGCCGGCTCCGGCGAGGCGGCCACCGAGACGCTGTGGTTCGACCTGAAGGAGCAGCTCGGCGCCAGCGAGTTCCTCGGCTACTCCACCGAGACGGCGGAGGCCGAGATCCTGGCCGTGGTGGCCGACGGCAAGGTGGTGGACAGCGCCCCGGCCGGCACGGAGGTCGCGGTGATCCTGAACCAGACCCCCTTCTATGCCGAGAGCGGCGGCCAGGTCGGCGATACCGGACTGATCTCCGCCGGGGATGCCTGCCGCATCGTGGTGCGCGACACGCAGAAGAAGCTGGGCCTCTTCGTGCACCTCGGCACCGTGGCCCATGGCGAGGCGAAGCCCGGCCTTCCGGTGCAGGCCGAGGTGGACCATGCCCGCCGCGGCGAGATCCGCGCGCACCACTCCGCGACGCACCTGCTGCACGAGGCGCTGCGCCGCCGCCTGGGCACGCATGTGGCACAGAAGGGCTCGCTGAACGCGCCGGACCGGCTGCGCTTCGACGTGTCGCAGCCGACGCCGATGACGCCGGAGGACCTTGCCTGGGTCGAGGGCGAGGTGAATGCCCGCATCCGCCAGAACACCGCCGTCACCACCCGGCTGATGACCCCCGAGGCGGCGGTCGAGGCGGGCGCCATGGCCCTGTTCGGTGAGAAGTACGGCGACGAGGTCCGCGTGGTCGGCATGGGCGAGGACCCGGCTGCCACCGAGAAGCACGGCGTCTATTCGCTGGAGCTCTGCGGCGGCACGCATGTCGCCCGCACCGGCGATATCGGCCTGTTCAAGATCGTGTCCGAGGGCGCCGTCTCCGCGGGCGTCCGCCGCATCGAGGCGGTGACCGGCAATGCCGCCCTGACCCTGGTCGAGGGCGCCGAGCGCACGCTGCGCGAGGCCGCGGCCGCGCTGAAGAGCACCGCCGCCGAGGTACCGGCCCGCGTCGCCGCCCTGCTGGAGGAGCGCCGCAAGCTGGAGCGCGACGTGGCCGAGCTGCGCAAGAAGCTGGCCACCGGCGGGGCCGCTGCCGGGGTGGAGGAGGTGAACGGCCTTCGCCTCGCTCTCCGCGAGCTGGGTGATACCCCCGCCAAGGACCTGAAGGGCATCGCGGACGCGATCCTGAAGGGCGGCACGGCGGATGTGGTGGCCCTGGTCTCCACCGCCGAGGGCAAGGCCAGCATCGTGGTCGGGGTCGGCGAGGCGGCGAAGGGCAAGGCCGATGCCGTGGCGCTGGTGCGCGCCGCCTCCGCCGCCGTGGGCGGCAAGGGCGGCGGCGGGCGGCCCGACATGGCCCAGGCCGGCGGGCCGGAGGCCGGCAAGGCCGCCGAGGCGCTGGCGGCGGTGCGGCAGGCCGTGGCGGCCTGA
- a CDS encoding creatininase family protein yields MREVEWARLTGPEIRAVAAQAEALAILPVGSLEQHGPHLPVITDTCSASEVSIRAARLLDGAPPALVLPGMWTGMSEHHLPFGGTISLNFAEFHGVLRGVTRSLRALGFRRLLIVNGHGGNIDPLAVAVRELAHEFGLAVVASTPWAAAQAAIRPLLERQDGVHHACEAETSLMMAMTPDLVRRDKLDEAVRQAPPAVAGRPGYSRFWSFSERAPVTGTIGDPRAGTAEKGEAILDILAAEVAEAARQKDLWSAPDDVWAPGRGQGKTAGRAAE; encoded by the coding sequence ATGCGCGAAGTGGAATGGGCGCGGCTCACGGGGCCGGAGATCCGTGCGGTGGCGGCGCAGGCGGAGGCCCTGGCGATCCTGCCCGTGGGATCGCTGGAGCAGCACGGGCCGCATCTGCCGGTGATCACGGACACGTGCAGCGCCAGCGAGGTTTCCATCCGCGCCGCGCGGCTGCTGGACGGCGCGCCGCCCGCCCTGGTCCTGCCGGGGATGTGGACGGGGATGAGCGAGCACCATCTGCCTTTCGGCGGCACGATCAGCCTGAATTTCGCGGAATTCCACGGCGTGCTGCGCGGCGTCACGCGCAGCCTCCGGGCGCTGGGCTTCCGGCGCCTGCTGATCGTCAACGGCCATGGCGGCAACATCGACCCGCTGGCGGTGGCGGTGCGGGAGCTGGCGCATGAATTCGGCCTCGCCGTGGTGGCCAGCACGCCCTGGGCCGCGGCACAGGCGGCGATCCGCCCGCTGCTGGAGCGCCAGGACGGCGTGCACCATGCCTGCGAGGCCGAGACCTCGCTAATGATGGCGATGACGCCGGATCTGGTGCGCCGCGACAAGCTGGACGAGGCGGTGCGGCAGGCCCCGCCTGCCGTGGCGGGCCGCCCGGGCTACAGCCGATTCTGGAGCTTCTCCGAACGCGCGCCCGTCACCGGAACGATCGGCGACCCGCGTGCGGGCACGGCGGAGAAGGGAGAGGCGATCCTGGATATCCTGGCCGCGGAGGTCGCGGAGGCAGCGCGGCAGAAGGATCTCTGGTCCGCACCGGACGATGTCTGGGCGCCGGGGCGGGGCCAGGGAAAAACGGCCGGGCGCGCGGCGGAATAG
- a CDS encoding DUF427 domain-containing protein: MTLHDSRKSPGPDHPIAIEPNPRRVQVRFAGRVIADSRKALVLREASYPPVQYLPRGDVDMAALERSRHATTCPYKGEASYFTLNHAGQRAENAVWSYEHPHPAVAAIAGHLAFYPDRVESIEES, translated from the coding sequence ATGACGCTGCATGATTCCCGCAAGTCCCCAGGACCGGACCATCCCATCGCCATCGAGCCCAATCCGAGGCGGGTGCAGGTCCGCTTCGCGGGACGGGTGATCGCCGATAGCCGCAAGGCCCTGGTGCTGCGCGAGGCGAGCTATCCGCCGGTGCAGTACCTGCCGCGCGGCGACGTGGACATGGCGGCGCTGGAGCGCAGCCGCCACGCGACCACCTGCCCCTACAAGGGCGAGGCTAGCTACTTCACCCTGAACCACGCCGGACAACGGGCCGAGAATGCGGTCTGGAGCTATGAGCACCCTCATCCGGCCGTGGCCGCCATCGCGGGGCACCTCGCCTTCTATCCCGACCGCGTGGAGAGCATCGAGGAAAGCTGA
- a CDS encoding tripartite tricarboxylate transporter substrate binding protein has product MPHPTRRLLGAAALAAFPALALPGRHVLAQGKPATPWPDRPTRIVVPFPPAGSTDILARILADRLGPRLGAPVVVENRAGAAGVIGSEAVARAEPDGTTLLMTTIGTGAINYALYAKTLTFRPQDLAAVSNMAKLPNVIMAPASSPVRTLEEFVAAARKKPGMTFASSGNGTSLHLTGELLKLEAGIDLTHVPYRGAGPMITDVIAGRVDMAVDNLPSSLGHIKDGRLRALAVTSAERSPALPEVPTTAEAGQPGVQALAWFGIQAPARMPRPLVERLSTEIRAVMAEPATIAKVREQGAEPVGDTPEEFETFIASEITRWGEVVRKARVTVD; this is encoded by the coding sequence ATGCCCCATCCGACCCGGCGCCTCCTGGGCGCCGCCGCCCTGGCCGCCTTTCCGGCCCTTGCCCTGCCCGGCCGGCATGTGTTGGCGCAGGGAAAGCCCGCCACCCCCTGGCCCGACCGGCCGACCCGCATCGTCGTGCCCTTCCCCCCGGCCGGCAGTACCGACATCCTGGCGCGCATCCTGGCCGACCGGCTGGGCCCGCGGCTCGGCGCGCCGGTGGTGGTGGAGAACCGGGCCGGTGCCGCCGGGGTGATCGGCAGCGAGGCCGTGGCGCGCGCCGAGCCGGACGGCACCACCCTGCTGATGACCACGATCGGCACGGGCGCCATCAACTACGCGCTCTATGCGAAGACCCTGACCTTCAGGCCCCAGGACCTGGCCGCCGTGTCCAACATGGCGAAGCTGCCGAACGTCATCATGGCGCCAGCCTCTTCACCGGTCCGGACGCTGGAGGAATTCGTGGCGGCGGCCCGGAAGAAGCCCGGCATGACCTTCGCCAGTTCGGGCAACGGCACCAGCCTGCACCTGACCGGGGAACTGCTGAAGCTGGAGGCCGGGATCGACCTGACCCATGTGCCCTATCGCGGCGCCGGGCCGATGATCACCGATGTCATCGCCGGACGGGTGGATATGGCGGTGGACAACCTCCCCTCCTCGCTCGGCCATATCAAGGACGGCCGGCTGCGCGCCCTCGCCGTCACCAGCGCCGAACGCAGCCCGGCCCTGCCGGAGGTGCCCACCACCGCGGAGGCCGGCCAGCCCGGCGTGCAGGCCCTGGCCTGGTTCGGCATCCAGGCCCCGGCCCGGATGCCGCGCCCGCTGGTGGAGCGCCTGTCCACCGAGATCCGCGCCGTGATGGCCGAGCCCGCCACCATCGCCAAGGTGCGCGAGCAGGGGGCGGAGCCGGTGGGCGACACGCCGGAGGAGTTCGAGACCTTCATCGCCTCGGAGATCACGCGCTGGGGCGAGGTCGTGCGCAAGGCCAGGGTGACGGTGGACTGA
- a CDS encoding RrF2 family transcriptional regulator: MRLTLHSDYALRTLIFLGLRPQRLVSIAEIAWAYRISENHLTKVVHRLGQAGFVETLRGRGGGLRLARPPEEIRIGEVVRVTEEDLALVTCFAPDGTPLPGVGCAISGACRLQATLAEALGAFMAVLDRQTLRDLIGPAAPVLRQRLGMENEADGAPEALAEVPA; the protein is encoded by the coding sequence ATGCGCCTGACCCTGCACTCCGACTACGCGCTGCGTACGCTGATCTTCCTGGGTCTGCGGCCGCAGCGCCTGGTCTCCATCGCCGAGATCGCCTGGGCCTACCGGATCTCGGAGAACCATCTGACCAAGGTGGTGCACCGGCTCGGCCAGGCGGGCTTCGTGGAGACCCTGCGTGGGCGGGGCGGCGGGCTGCGCCTGGCCCGGCCGCCGGAGGAGATCCGCATCGGCGAGGTGGTGCGGGTGACGGAGGAGGACCTGGCGCTGGTCACCTGCTTCGCCCCGGACGGCACGCCGCTGCCGGGCGTGGGCTGCGCCATTTCCGGGGCCTGCCGCCTCCAGGCCACGCTGGCCGAGGCCCTGGGCGCCTTCATGGCGGTGCTGGACCGGCAGACGCTGCGCGACCTGATAGGGCCGGCCGCCCCGGTGCTGCGGCAGAGGCTGGGGATGGAAAACGAGGCTGACGGGGCGCCGGAAGCCCTGGCGGAGGTCCCGGCATGA
- the rpsF gene encoding 30S ribosomal protein S6, which produces MPLYETVLIARNELTQQQVEAVADQVTAILTEAGGEVKKREYWGLRGLAYRIKKNRKGHYMLLGLDCAPAVEQEVARQLGLNEDVLRHMTLRVEEITDEPSAILARRGEDRERDRGFRGPRPAGRFSSGRRDRDDREEFRARPRDEIEQPQGEE; this is translated from the coding sequence ATGCCGCTTTACGAAACCGTGCTGATCGCACGTAACGAGCTCACGCAGCAGCAGGTCGAGGCCGTGGCCGATCAGGTCACCGCCATCCTGACCGAGGCTGGCGGCGAGGTGAAGAAGCGCGAGTACTGGGGCCTGCGCGGCCTCGCCTACCGCATCAAGAAGAACCGCAAGGGGCACTACATGCTCCTCGGCCTCGACTGCGCCCCGGCCGTCGAGCAGGAGGTCGCGCGCCAGCTCGGCCTGAACGAGGACGTGCTGCGCCACATGACGCTGCGCGTGGAAGAGATCACGGACGAGCCCTCCGCCATCCTGGCCCGCCGTGGCGAGGACCGCGAGCGCGACCGTGGCTTCCGTGGCCCGCGCCCGGCCGGCCGCTTCTCCTCGGGCCGTCGCGACCGTGACGACCGCGAGGAATTCCGCGCGCGTCCGCGCGACGAGATCGAGCAGCCGCAGGGCGAGGAGTAA
- a CDS encoding DUF488 domain-containing protein — MTRREPAPEIRLRRAYDPPEEADGFRILVDRLWPRGLRRDGAWIDLWLKEVAPSNALRQWFGHDQARWMEFRARYRAELRGSPALESLLALVARHRRVTLLFAATDVAHNNAVVLREICARGGLGQTPATPVVMPPQT, encoded by the coding sequence ATGACGCGGCGGGAACCCGCGCCGGAGATCCGGCTCCGGCGCGCCTATGACCCGCCGGAGGAGGCGGACGGGTTCCGCATCCTGGTGGACCGCCTCTGGCCACGCGGGCTGCGGCGCGACGGGGCCTGGATCGACCTGTGGCTGAAGGAGGTCGCGCCCAGCAACGCGCTGCGCCAGTGGTTCGGGCATGACCAGGCCCGCTGGATGGAGTTCCGCGCCCGCTACCGGGCGGAGCTGCGAGGCAGCCCCGCGCTGGAAAGCCTGCTGGCTCTGGTGGCGCGGCACCGCCGGGTCACGCTGCTCTTCGCCGCCACGGACGTGGCCCACAACAACGCCGTGGTGCTGCGGGAGATCTGCGCGCGCGGCGGGCTGGGTCAGACCCCCGCCACGCCCGTCGTCATGCCGCCGCAGACATAG
- the hmpA gene encoding NO-inducible flavohemoprotein — protein sequence MPRPLSENTIRVVKATVPALEAHGLAITRRMYERMFQNPAIRDLFNQSHHGETGSQPRALATAVLAYAQNIDNLGVLGHAVERIAQKHVGLNILPEHYPHVATSLLGAIADVLGEAATPEILDAWAEAYWFLAELLIGREAQIYRDQAEAPGGWSGWRDFRIAEKREESGIVTSFLLEPVDGGPVVRHRPGQYLTFWLDLPGQHPLKRNYSISSAPDDRRYRISVKREPMGVVSNWLHDMAQPGTVLRVGVPAGEFFLEVEKQQRPVVLLSGGVGLTPMLSMLESIAAERPDLEVHYVHGTRDGGTHAMGARTRELAARNPRVHVTNFYEAPRSHDVAGRDYDMAGRIGPEWLLANTPAREADVFLCGPRPFLRLFVNGLAQAGVPADRIHYEFFGPADELLAA from the coding sequence ATGCCCAGGCCCCTCAGCGAGAACACCATCCGGGTCGTGAAGGCGACCGTCCCCGCCCTCGAGGCGCACGGCCTCGCCATCACCCGGCGCATGTACGAGCGGATGTTCCAGAACCCGGCGATCCGCGACCTGTTCAACCAGTCGCACCATGGCGAAACCGGCTCGCAGCCCCGCGCCCTGGCGACGGCGGTGCTGGCCTATGCGCAGAACATCGACAATCTCGGCGTGCTCGGCCATGCGGTGGAGCGTATCGCGCAGAAGCATGTCGGGCTGAACATCCTGCCCGAGCACTACCCGCATGTGGCCACCTCCCTGCTCGGCGCCATCGCCGACGTGCTGGGCGAGGCGGCGACCCCGGAGATCCTGGATGCCTGGGCCGAGGCCTACTGGTTCCTGGCGGAACTGCTGATCGGGCGCGAGGCCCAGATCTACCGCGACCAGGCGGAGGCGCCCGGCGGCTGGAGCGGCTGGCGCGACTTCCGCATCGCGGAGAAGCGGGAGGAGAGCGGGATCGTCACCTCCTTCCTGCTGGAACCGGTGGATGGCGGCCCGGTGGTGCGGCACCGCCCCGGCCAGTACCTGACCTTCTGGCTCGACCTGCCGGGGCAGCACCCGCTGAAGCGGAACTACAGCATCTCCTCCGCCCCGGACGACCGGCGCTACCGGATCAGCGTGAAGCGCGAGCCGATGGGCGTGGTGTCCAACTGGCTGCACGACATGGCCCAGCCCGGCACGGTGCTGCGGGTCGGCGTGCCCGCCGGCGAGTTCTTCCTGGAGGTGGAGAAGCAGCAGCGCCCCGTGGTGCTGCTCAGCGGCGGCGTCGGGCTGACGCCGATGCTGAGCATGCTGGAAAGCATCGCGGCGGAACGGCCTGACCTGGAGGTGCACTATGTCCACGGCACGCGCGACGGCGGCACCCATGCCATGGGCGCCCGGACGCGGGAACTCGCGGCCCGGAACCCGCGGGTCCACGTCACCAACTTCTACGAGGCGCCGCGTTCCCATGACGTCGCCGGACGCGACTACGACATGGCCGGGCGCATCGGTCCCGAATGGCTGCTGGCCAACACGCCGGCGCGGGAGGCGGATGTCTTCCTTTGCGGCCCCCGGCCCTTCCTGCGCCTCTTCGTGAACGGGCTGGCCCAGGCCGGCGTGCCCGCGGACCGCATCCACTACGAGTTCTTCGGTCCCGCCGACGAGCTCCTGGCCGCCTGA
- the rpsR gene encoding 30S ribosomal protein S18, translating to MSDTNTDMTPAARRPAVGARRPFYRRRKSCPFSGPNAPKIDYKDVRLLSRFLSERGKIVPSRITAVSAKKQRELANAIKRARFLALLPYVIND from the coding sequence ATGTCCGACACGAACACCGACATGACGCCCGCCGCCCGCCGCCCGGCCGTCGGCGCCCGCCGTCCGTTCTATCGCCGCCGCAAGTCCTGCCCCTTCTCCGGCCCGAACGCGCCGAAGATCGACTACAAGGACGTGCGCCTGCTGAGCCGCTTCCTGAGCGAGCGCGGCAAGATCGTGCCCTCCCGCATCACGGCGGTCTCCGCCAAGAAGCAGCGTGAGCTGGCGAACGCCATCAAGCGTGCCCGCTTCCTGGCGCTGCTGCCCTACGTCATCAACGACTGA
- the rplI gene encoding 50S ribosomal protein L9 → MIEVILMQRVPHLGQMGERVTVRPGYARNYLLPQGKAIRANAANLKRFDEERAQLEAQNLKRREEAERVAERMDGLSVTLIRQAGEGGNLYGSVTSRDIADACKDAGLTVGRDQVLLQHPIKDTGLHIVHVALHPEVDFPVTVNVARTVEEADKQARGEDLHAEQQAEEESLEAELAAELSELGAARD, encoded by the coding sequence ATGATCGAAGTCATCCTGATGCAGCGGGTCCCGCATCTCGGCCAGATGGGCGAGCGCGTGACCGTTCGCCCGGGCTATGCCCGCAACTACCTGCTCCCCCAGGGCAAGGCGATCCGCGCCAATGCCGCCAACCTGAAGCGCTTCGACGAGGAGCGCGCGCAGCTCGAGGCCCAGAACCTCAAGCGGCGTGAGGAAGCGGAGCGCGTCGCCGAGCGCATGGACGGGCTCTCCGTCACCCTGATCCGCCAGGCGGGCGAGGGCGGCAATCTCTATGGTTCCGTCACCTCCCGCGACATCGCCGATGCCTGCAAGGATGCCGGCCTGACGGTGGGCCGCGATCAGGTGCTGCTGCAGCACCCGATCAAGGACACCGGCCTGCACATCGTGCATGTCGCCCTGCACCCGGAGGTCGATTTCCCGGTGACGGTGAATGTCGCCCGCACCGTGGAAGAGGCCGACAAGCAGGCCCGTGGCGAGGACCTGCATGCCGAGCAGCAGGCCGAGGAGGAGAGCCTGGAGGCCGAGCTGGCCGCCGAGCTGTCCGAGCTGGGCGCCGCCCGCGACTGA